In the Geothermobacter ehrlichii genome, one interval contains:
- a CDS encoding ATP-grasp domain-containing protein, with product MRIAFLRGPLGHINPDTETSILLMYECHLRSHQVFFLEPHDLYIRNNRVVGRMREITAPADCDLHAFWRHAIACVEDEKKIFEELRELDVLFLRKNPPLLMEMMELLASVEDQVFLINSLRGQLLGSSKLYTLNFPDIIPETHVSRDPARLRRIIDDFGGTMVMKPLRGFGGQGVIKVSASDPENLNSLLDFYVRVNEPYHRREPIMVQEFIEAVRTDGDIRIMLLNGEVLGAFRRMPHGTDFRANLRAGGDYFPHELTPQQQHICDVIRERLIRDGLYFVGIDIIGDKLIEINCVSPGGIPRINQFTNQRLEKKVVDFLERMAAEKSGGSNPVAPRFPPETGLC from the coding sequence GTGAGAATCGCCTTTCTGCGCGGACCGCTGGGGCACATCAACCCCGACACCGAAACATCGATCCTGCTGATGTACGAATGCCATCTGCGGAGCCACCAGGTCTTTTTTCTCGAACCACACGACCTCTACATCCGCAACAACCGCGTCGTCGGCCGGATGCGGGAAATCACCGCTCCCGCCGACTGTGATCTGCACGCCTTCTGGCGTCACGCCATCGCCTGCGTCGAAGACGAGAAGAAGATCTTCGAGGAACTGCGCGAACTCGATGTCCTCTTTCTGCGCAAGAACCCGCCGCTGCTGATGGAAATGATGGAGCTGCTCGCCTCGGTCGAGGACCAGGTCTTTCTGATCAACAGCCTGCGCGGTCAGCTGCTTGGCAGCAGCAAGCTCTACACCCTCAATTTCCCCGACATCATTCCCGAAACCCACGTCTCCCGCGACCCCGCGCGACTGCGGCGGATCATCGACGATTTCGGCGGCACCATGGTGATGAAGCCGCTGCGCGGTTTCGGCGGCCAGGGGGTGATCAAGGTCAGCGCCAGTGATCCGGAAAATCTCAATTCCCTGCTCGATTTCTACGTGCGGGTCAACGAACCCTACCACCGCCGGGAGCCGATCATGGTGCAGGAATTCATCGAGGCGGTCCGCACCGACGGCGACATACGCATCATGCTGCTCAACGGCGAAGTGCTCGGCGCTTTCCGCCGCATGCCGCACGGCACCGACTTTCGCGCCAATCTCCGCGCCGGCGGCGATTATTTTCCGCACGAACTGACGCCGCAGCAACAGCATATCTGCGACGTGATCCGCGAGCGGCTGATCCGCGACGGTCTCTATTTCGTCGGCATCGACATCATCGGCGACAAGCTGATCGAAATCAACTGCGTCAGCCCCGGTGGCATCCCGCGCATCAACCAGTTCACCAACCAGCGGCTGGAAAAGAAGGTGGTCGACTTTCTCGAAAGGATGGCGGCCGAAAAAAGCGGCGGCTCAAATCCTGTCGCGCCACGCTTCCCCCCCGAAACGGGGCTGTGTTAA
- the gabD gene encoding NADP-dependent succinate-semialdehyde dehydrogenase, with amino-acid sequence MFKLEDSRLLRQQCYVDGEWIDAEDGATLQVSNPATGEPLGTVPRLGAAETRRAIEAADRAWRQWRAKTPGERAAILRRWAELMLENQDDLGRLMTAEQGKPLAEAKGEIAYAASFLEWFAEEARRIYGDIIPPHQNDKRILVLKQPVGVCAAITPWNFPSAMITRKAGAALAAGCTMVVKPASATPYSALALAELGERAGIPAGVFSVVTGSSGAIGGEMTANPLVRKLTFTGSTEIGKKLMEQCAGTMKKVSMELGGNAPFIVFDDADLDAAVEGALISKYRNTGQTCVCTNRFLIQAGVYEAFAEKLAARVRAMKVGNGLEGEVQQGPLIDRAAVEKVEEHIADAVAKGARIVCGGKRHALGGTFFEPTVLADVDATMLVAREETFGPVAPLFRFETEEEAVRLANDTDYGLAAYFYTRDLARSWRVGEALEYGMVGLNTGLISTAVAPFGGVKESGLGREGSKYGCDDYLEIKYLCVGGID; translated from the coding sequence ATGTTCAAGCTTGAGGATTCACGACTGCTGCGGCAGCAGTGCTATGTCGACGGAGAGTGGATCGACGCCGAGGACGGCGCCACCCTTCAGGTGAGCAATCCGGCCACCGGCGAACCCCTCGGCACCGTCCCCCGGCTGGGCGCGGCCGAAACCCGACGCGCCATCGAGGCGGCCGATCGTGCCTGGCGGCAGTGGCGGGCGAAGACCCCCGGCGAACGGGCCGCTATCCTGCGGCGCTGGGCGGAGCTGATGCTGGAAAACCAGGACGACCTCGGTCGGCTGATGACCGCCGAACAGGGCAAGCCCCTGGCCGAGGCGAAGGGGGAAATCGCCTACGCCGCCTCCTTCCTCGAATGGTTCGCCGAAGAGGCCCGCCGCATCTACGGCGACATCATCCCGCCTCACCAGAACGACAAGCGCATCCTGGTGCTCAAGCAGCCGGTCGGGGTCTGCGCCGCCATCACGCCCTGGAACTTCCCCTCGGCAATGATCACCCGCAAGGCCGGAGCGGCCCTGGCCGCCGGCTGCACCATGGTGGTCAAGCCGGCCTCGGCCACCCCCTATTCCGCCCTGGCGCTGGCCGAACTGGGCGAGCGGGCCGGCATTCCGGCCGGCGTCTTCAGCGTCGTCACCGGTTCTTCCGGCGCCATCGGCGGCGAGATGACGGCCAATCCCCTGGTGCGCAAGCTGACCTTCACCGGATCGACCGAGATCGGCAAAAAGCTGATGGAACAGTGCGCCGGCACCATGAAGAAGGTCTCCATGGAACTCGGCGGCAACGCCCCCTTCATCGTCTTCGACGATGCCGATCTCGATGCCGCTGTCGAGGGGGCTCTGATCTCCAAGTACCGCAACACCGGCCAGACCTGCGTCTGCACCAACCGCTTTCTGATTCAGGCCGGCGTCTATGAAGCCTTCGCCGAAAAACTGGCGGCCAGGGTGCGGGCGATGAAGGTCGGCAACGGCCTCGAGGGCGAGGTGCAGCAGGGACCGCTGATCGACCGGGCGGCGGTGGAAAAGGTCGAGGAGCACATCGCCGACGCCGTCGCCAAGGGGGCGCGCATCGTCTGCGGCGGCAAACGCCACGCCCTCGGCGGCACCTTCTTCGAGCCGACGGTGCTGGCAGATGTCGACGCAACGATGCTGGTCGCCCGCGAGGAGACCTTCGGACCGGTCGCCCCCCTGTTCCGCTTCGAAACCGAGGAGGAGGCCGTCCGCCTGGCCAACGACACCGACTACGGGCTTGCCGCCTACTTCTACACCCGCGACCTGGCCCGCAGCTGGCGGGTCGGCGAGGCCCTCGAGTACGGCATGGTCGGACTCAACACCGGCCTGATCTCCACCGCTGTCGCCCCCTTCGGCGGCGTCAAGGAGTCGGGCCTCGGCCGCGAAGGAAGCAAGTACGGCTGTGACGACTACCTCGAAATCAAGTATCTCTGCGTCGGCGGCATCGACTGA
- a CDS encoding ABC transporter permease — translation MSGATRRPDWELVPEEPAVLRLRGDWRLGDELPAPESLLAGRPQPKGALRIDGTGLGRWDSSLVILLLRLFAYCHEQKITVDSDGLPDGLQRLLRLARAVPVARDRRRPQRRGALLVRIGEVTIELHRTWRDGLAFLGESVLCCGNLLRGRPRFRRQDLFELLEDCGAQSLPIVTLISTLVGMILAFVGAVQLRVFGADIFVADLVGLGMAREMAAMMTAIIMAGRTGAAFAAQLGTMQVNDEIDALRTMGIPPMDFLVAPRLLALTLMLPLLSIYSMFMGILGGGLVSAGMLDIGLTPFFLRIQENVGLEHFLIGGIKAVIFGYIVAFSGCLRGMQCGRSAQAVGQATTSAVVTAIVLIVVADAVITILCQVLGV, via the coding sequence ATGAGCGGGGCAACACGGCGGCCTGACTGGGAACTCGTCCCGGAGGAACCGGCGGTGCTGCGACTGCGGGGCGACTGGCGGCTCGGCGATGAACTGCCCGCCCCCGAGAGTTTGCTGGCGGGCCGGCCGCAACCGAAAGGCGCCCTGCGTATCGACGGGACCGGCCTCGGGCGCTGGGACTCTTCCCTGGTTATTCTGCTACTGCGCCTCTTCGCCTACTGCCACGAACAAAAGATCACCGTCGACAGCGACGGCCTTCCCGACGGCCTGCAGCGGCTGCTGCGTCTGGCGCGCGCGGTGCCGGTCGCCAGGGACCGCCGGCGCCCCCAGCGGCGCGGCGCCCTGCTGGTGCGCATCGGCGAGGTCACCATCGAGCTGCACCGCACCTGGCGCGACGGCCTCGCCTTTCTCGGCGAATCGGTCCTCTGCTGCGGCAACCTGCTGCGCGGCCGCCCCCGCTTCCGCCGGCAGGACCTGTTCGAACTGCTTGAGGACTGCGGCGCCCAGTCGCTGCCCATCGTCACCCTCATCAGCACCCTGGTCGGGATGATCCTCGCCTTCGTCGGAGCCGTACAGCTGCGGGTCTTCGGCGCCGACATCTTCGTCGCCGACCTGGTCGGCCTCGGCATGGCCCGGGAGATGGCCGCCATGATGACGGCCATCATCATGGCCGGCCGCACCGGCGCCGCCTTCGCCGCCCAGCTGGGCACCATGCAGGTCAACGACGAGATCGACGCCCTGCGCACCATGGGCATCCCGCCGATGGACTTTCTCGTCGCCCCGCGCCTGCTCGCCCTCACCCTGATGCTTCCCCTGCTCAGCATCTACAGCATGTTCATGGGCATTCTCGGCGGCGGCCTGGTTTCGGCCGGCATGCTCGACATCGGTCTGACCCCCTTCTTTCTCCGCATCCAGGAAAACGTCGGCCTCGAACATTTTCTCATCGGCGGCATCAAGGCGGTAATCTTCGGCTACATCGTCGCCTTCTCCGGCTGCCTGCGCGGCATGCAGTGCGGCCGCAGCGCCCAGGCCGTCGGCCAGGCGACCACCTCGGCGGTGGTCACCGCCATCGTCCTCATCGTGGTTGCCGACGCCGTCATCACCATCCTCTGCCAGGTGCTGGGAGTCTGA
- a CDS encoding ABC transporter ATP-binding protein — MTAPLIDVRDLTMAYGEIVIQQNLRFEVHAGDIFVIMGGSGCGKSTLLRHLIGLLRPARGSITYGGYDLWRMTRPQRQECMRRWGVLFQSGALWSSMTLAENVAVPLQEYTNLNRKQIAEVVDLKLSLVGLAGFQDYYPAELSGGMQKRAGLARAMALDPEILFCDEPSSGLDPLSARRLDELLCELNASLGTTMVVVSHDLDSIFAIASNGIFLDAESRTMLASGPPGEMLQNSDNPRIREFLTRGGERNLPC, encoded by the coding sequence ATGACAGCGCCCCTGATCGACGTTCGCGACCTGACCATGGCCTACGGCGAGATCGTCATCCAGCAGAATCTCCGTTTCGAGGTGCATGCCGGCGACATCTTTGTCATCATGGGAGGAAGCGGCTGCGGCAAGAGCACCCTGCTGCGACACCTGATCGGCCTGCTGCGGCCGGCCCGGGGAAGCATCACCTACGGCGGGTACGACCTGTGGCGGATGACGCGGCCACAGCGCCAGGAGTGCATGCGGCGCTGGGGCGTGCTTTTCCAGAGCGGCGCCCTGTGGAGTTCCATGACCCTGGCGGAAAACGTCGCCGTTCCCCTGCAGGAGTACACCAACCTGAACCGGAAACAGATCGCCGAAGTCGTCGACCTGAAACTGTCGCTGGTCGGCCTGGCCGGCTTTCAGGACTACTATCCGGCCGAACTGAGCGGCGGCATGCAGAAGCGGGCCGGACTGGCGCGGGCCATGGCGCTCGACCCGGAGATTCTCTTCTGCGACGAACCCTCCTCCGGCCTCGACCCGCTCAGCGCCCGCCGGCTGGACGAGCTGCTGTGCGAACTGAACGCCAGCCTGGGCACCACCATGGTCGTGGTCAGCCACGACCTCGACAGCATCTTCGCCATCGCCAGCAACGGCATCTTTCTCGATGCCGAAAGCCGCACCATGCTGGCAAGCGGCCCCCCGGGAGAGATGCTGCAAAACAGCGACAATCCCCGCATCCGGGAATTTCTCACCCGCGGGGGAGAAAGGAACCTGCCATGCTGA
- a CDS encoding MlaD family protein, which produces MLRRADPKLIGAFVLGAMVLAIAGLVFFGKGGLLTPRQRYILYFDSSVKGLAVGAPVTFRGVRIGRVADISVRINPADYTFKIPVIIDIEPKRIEQIRQDGQNGDLLPNLNREDPLQVLIAKGLRGQLQLQSLITGQLFVQLDMYPDTEIVLSGYPSPYPEIPTIRSSLDELSQTLEKLPLQEIVDKVISTLDGLQELVHNADLADSLFKLNHGLDQLRDLLASLDRELAPTLKDFRAAARSVQQTADSIAADVGEMGQRTGRSLDQLDRTLAEARRLIAGAEKTLQGVEETGPQLRQMLEELHRTARSLRLVSDALNENPDMLLRGRGQEGGKP; this is translated from the coding sequence ATGCTGAGGCGAGCCGACCCGAAACTGATCGGCGCCTTCGTGCTCGGTGCCATGGTCCTGGCCATCGCCGGGCTGGTCTTCTTCGGCAAGGGCGGACTGCTCACGCCGCGCCAGCGCTACATCCTCTACTTCGACAGCTCGGTCAAGGGGCTGGCCGTCGGCGCTCCGGTCACCTTTCGCGGCGTGCGCATCGGCAGAGTCGCCGACATCAGCGTCCGCATCAATCCGGCCGATTACACCTTCAAGATTCCGGTCATCATCGACATCGAACCGAAGCGGATCGAGCAAATCCGGCAGGACGGCCAAAACGGCGACCTGCTGCCGAACCTCAACCGCGAGGACCCCCTGCAGGTGCTGATCGCCAAGGGGCTGCGCGGCCAGCTGCAGCTGCAGAGCCTGATCACCGGCCAGCTCTTCGTCCAGCTCGACATGTACCCGGACACGGAGATCGTCCTCTCCGGCTACCCGTCCCCCTATCCCGAAATCCCCACCATCCGTTCCAGCCTGGACGAGCTGTCACAGACCCTGGAAAAGCTGCCGCTACAGGAAATCGTCGACAAGGTGATCAGCACCCTGGACGGCCTGCAGGAGCTGGTACACAACGCCGATCTGGCCGACAGCCTCTTCAAGCTGAACCACGGCCTGGACCAGCTGCGCGACCTGCTGGCCAGTCTCGATCGCGAACTGGCGCCGACGCTGAAGGATTTCCGCGCCGCCGCCCGGTCGGTCCAACAGACGGCCGACTCGATCGCCGCCGACGTCGGCGAGATGGGCCAGCGCACCGGCCGCAGTCTCGACCAGCTCGACCGGACCCTGGCGGAGGCCCGCCGGCTCATCGCCGGCGCGGAGAAAACCCTGCAGGGAGTCGAGGAAACCGGACCGCAACTGCGGCAGATGCTCGAGGAGCTGCATCGCACCGCCCGCTCGCTGCGGCTTGTCAGTGACGCCTTGAACGAAAATCCCGACATGCTGCTGCGCGGCCGGGGACAGGAGGGAGGAAAGCCATGA
- a CDS encoding PqiC family protein: MTRLLKGTTAVLLVLLCGCVNLGQGTSPSRHYLIPSLADRGIAPRPERKPRVRLTLLPVKAAAYLDRQELVRRLEANRIELLPFDRWAEPPTENLQRVVAENLVRLADDIVVASDGELQLAMVVERLEGRKQGALMQLAWRLFRRQTGEDLAGGVFRRELPLPKAEAGQMVAAYGEMAEAFCRELLARLATIPQAVRQKEGIR; this comes from the coding sequence ATGACCCGTCTGCTGAAGGGAACGACGGCCGTTCTGCTGGTGCTGCTCTGCGGCTGCGTCAATCTCGGCCAGGGGACATCGCCGAGCCGCCACTACCTGATTCCGTCCCTGGCCGACCGGGGCATCGCCCCCCGCCCGGAGCGGAAGCCGCGGGTTCGCCTGACCCTGCTGCCGGTGAAAGCCGCCGCCTACCTCGACCGGCAGGAACTGGTCAGGCGGCTGGAGGCCAACCGGATCGAGCTTCTGCCCTTCGACCGCTGGGCCGAACCGCCGACGGAGAACCTGCAGCGGGTGGTGGCGGAGAACCTGGTCCGGCTGGCCGACGACATCGTCGTGGCCAGCGACGGCGAGCTGCAGCTGGCGATGGTCGTCGAACGACTGGAAGGACGAAAGCAGGGGGCCCTCATGCAGCTCGCCTGGCGCCTGTTCCGGCGACAGACGGGGGAGGACCTGGCCGGCGGCGTCTTTCGCCGGGAGCTGCCGCTGCCGAAGGCCGAAGCCGGGCAGATGGTGGCAGCCTACGGAGAGATGGCAGAGGCCTTCTGCCGCGAACTGCTGGCCCGGCTGGCCACAATTCCGCAAGCCGTCCGCCAAAAAGAAGGCATCAGATAA